The stretch of DNA GTGCTGGCCGAGGCGGCCCTGGCCGCCCTGGCCCTGCCGGCCATCGCCCTCCTCCCCCGGCTCGCGGCCCCGGCCGGCGCCGACCCTGCCCCGCTGGCCGCCACCATCCGCCAGGGGCTGGCCCTGCTGGCCCGGACCCCGGTGCTGCGCGGGGTGACGGTCGCCACCGCCGTCGGCATGGGCGGCGCCGGCCTGCTCACCCTGGCCCTGCCGTTCTGGGCCGAGCGGCTCGGGGCCGGGCGGGCCGGCGCCGGCTACCTGTGGGCGGCCCTGGAGGCGGGGGCGATCGCCGGCGCCCTGGCCGCCGCCCGGCCGACCGCCGGCTGGCCGCCGCAGCGGGTCGTCCTGGCCGGCCTCGGCCTGTTCGGCCTGGGCGTGATCGCCTGGCCGCTGGCCCCGTCGTTCCCGGCCGCCCTGGCCCTGGTGGCGCTGGCCGGCCTGGCCGAGGGGCCGGCGTTCGCGGCCACCTTCGCGACCCGCCAGCGCTGGTCGCCGCCCGACCTGCGGGGCCAGATCTTCACCACCGCGGCCAGCCTCAAGCTGGGCGCGTTCGCGGTCGGCTCGGCCCTGGCCGGCTCGGCCGTGGCCGAGGCCGGCGTCGACG from Actinomycetota bacterium encodes:
- a CDS encoding MFS transporter, with protein sequence VLAEAALAALALPAIALLPRLAAPAGADPAPLAATIRQGLALLARTPVLRGVTVATAVGMGGAGLLTLALPFWAERLGAGRAGAGYLWAALEAGAIAGALAAARPTAGWPPQRVVLAGLGLFGLGVIAWPLAPSFPAALALVALAGLAEGPAFAATFATRQRWSPPDLRGQIFTTAASLKLGAFAVGSALAGSAVAEAGVDGALVAVGALQLLAVALGRAAGARGTAQGPS